A single region of the Montipora capricornis isolate CH-2021 chromosome 13, ASM3666992v2, whole genome shotgun sequence genome encodes:
- the LOC138029634 gene encoding uncharacterized protein encodes MEEHINKPKDFTCINVKYLGSLNAMYPQTGTLENIARLYQKGCALNQRDINAQMTVSRENVSLLCKDTEKIFRLHKILFCASYKKIPRVVAFNYQASTSPRRIECHAFLCSSNEDARGIVAALTMAFRVASKERNSDEIGLEQTTITRKVWNLDSAEEKEVKVLFALPRKIGEILDSLTNCIGTN; translated from the coding sequence ATGGAAGAGCATATTAACAAACCGAAGGATTTCACATGCATCAATGTTAAATATCTTGGCAGCCTAAATGCAATGTATCCACAAACAGGGACACTGGAAAACATTGCACGTCTATATCAAAAAGGTTGCGCCCTTAACCAGAGAGATATCAACGCTCAAATGACGGTTTCGAGAGAGAATGTGTCATTACTGTGCAAAGACACTGAGAAAATATTTAGACTACACAAAATTCTCTTCTGCGCAAGCTATAAGAAGATTCCAAGAGTTGTCGCTTTTAACTACCAAGCATCTACTTCTCCCCGACGGATTGAATGCCACGCGTTTCTCTGCTCATCAAATGAAGACGCAAGAGGTATTGTGGCAGCACTTACGATGGCTTTCAGAGTAGCGAGTAAAGAAAGAAATTCAGACGAAATCGGTCTCGAACAAACCACCATCACGCGCAAGGTGTGGAACTTGGATTCTGCTGAAGAGAAAGAAGTGAAAGTCCTTTTCGCACTGCCAAGAAAGATTGGAGAGATTCTAGACTCTCTTACGAATTGTATCGGGACAAACTGA